In Victivallis lenta, the following proteins share a genomic window:
- a CDS encoding DUF1559 domain-containing protein — protein sequence MKRNFTLIELLVVIAIIAILASMLLPALSRARESGRKATCTSNLKQVGTGLALYAGDYTYYPPSKPAAVLGANCNAWSWLLMPYLGMDNKVTHDWTEAARRRETGSLHCPSNPFSTSNIDRISYSMYGFGPLVTWYGLTNWRSYKDGSSGATNYYVVKPTSRATTDGGVGVFPQPSTTVFIGEMGFYSGGAGNDYAFQNGDQLNNYTDSSRGDAGFEFSFRHNQRKNILWFDLHVADVALNEVNSVGVRR from the coding sequence ATGAAAAGAAATTTTACGCTGATTGAACTCTTGGTGGTGATCGCGATCATCGCGATTCTGGCTTCGATGCTGCTGCCGGCCCTGTCCAGGGCGCGGGAATCGGGCCGCAAGGCGACTTGTACAAGCAACCTCAAGCAGGTCGGGACCGGCCTGGCCCTGTACGCGGGGGACTACACATACTATCCGCCCTCCAAGCCGGCCGCGGTGCTGGGAGCCAACTGCAACGCCTGGAGCTGGCTGCTGATGCCGTACCTCGGCATGGACAACAAGGTGACTCACGACTGGACCGAAGCCGCCAGAAGGCGCGAAACCGGCTCGCTGCACTGCCCGTCCAACCCGTTCAGCACCTCGAATATCGACCGGATCAGCTACTCCATGTACGGCTTCGGCCCTCTGGTCACCTGGTACGGCCTTACCAACTGGCGCTCCTACAAGGATGGCAGTTCCGGCGCGACCAATTATTATGTCGTCAAGCCGACTTCGCGGGCGACGACTGACGGAGGAGTCGGTGTGTTCCCGCAGCCTTCCACCACAGTGTTTATCGGCGAAATGGGTTTTTATTCCGGCGGCGCCGGGAATGATTATGCCTTCCAGAATGGCGATCAGCTGAACAACTATACCGATTCCTCGCGCGGCGACGCCGGTTTTGAGTTCTCCTTCCGCCACAACCAGAGAAAGAATATCCTCTGGTTCGACCTGCACGTGGCCGATGTGGCGCTGAACGAAGTCAACAGCGTAGGCGTCCGCCGGTAG
- the pyrR gene encoding bifunctional pyr operon transcriptional regulator/uracil phosphoribosyltransferase PyrR → MTLKKRLYTAAETAAAIDRMAAAIVEDCRAAREEDFALVGLYQQGVPLAERLCAAIETLSGRRPPMAMLDISLYRDDFGKRSALPLIRETVIPFDVNDTRIILVDDVLSTGRTIRAALDALTDYGRPGIIRLAVLVDRGSPEFPIRADYVGFACNPPADHKVAVRFDDDDSAESGIYEVEWK, encoded by the coding sequence ATGACGCTCAAGAAACGCCTTTACACGGCCGCGGAGACGGCTGCGGCGATCGACCGGATGGCGGCGGCCATCGTCGAGGACTGCCGTGCCGCCCGCGAGGAAGATTTCGCCCTGGTCGGACTTTATCAGCAGGGAGTTCCGCTGGCGGAGCGGCTCTGCGCGGCCATTGAGACGCTGTCCGGCCGCCGGCCGCCGATGGCGATGCTCGACATTTCTCTCTACCGCGACGATTTCGGGAAGAGAAGCGCTCTGCCGCTGATCCGCGAAACGGTTATTCCGTTCGATGTGAACGACACCAGGATCATTCTCGTCGACGACGTGCTTTCGACCGGGCGCACCATCCGGGCCGCGCTCGATGCACTGACCGATTACGGCCGTCCCGGCATCATCCGGCTCGCGGTGCTGGTCGACCGGGGCAGCCCGGAGTTCCCGATCCGCGCCGACTATGTCGGATTCGCCTGCAATCCCCCGGCGGACCACAAGGTTGCGGTCCGTTTCGACGATGACGATTCGGCGGAGAGCGGCATTTATGAAGTCGAGTGGAAGTAA